A window of Dehalobacter sp. contains these coding sequences:
- a CDS encoding DUF1080 domain-containing protein — protein MKKEWILTGLIAMVLVLTSCNQQKTTEEEWIQLFNGKDLTGWTPKITGYEAGDNFGNTFRVEDGMIKVRYDAYDSLRN, from the coding sequence TGGATTTTAACTGGTCTCATTGCAATGGTTTTAGTGTTGACCTCCTGCAACCAGCAGAAAACAACAGAGGAAGAGTGGATTCAGCTCTTTAACGGGAAGGATTTGACCGGATGGACACCAAAGATCACCGGCTATGAAGCAGGGGATAATTTCGGTAACACCTTTCGGGTGGAAGATGGCATGATCAAGGTGCGTTACGATGCGTACGATTCGTTGAGAAACC